Proteins co-encoded in one Deltaproteobacteria bacterium genomic window:
- a CDS encoding FAD-dependent oxidoreductase, with the protein MLNNKEPMPSHKKILVVGGGIGGIRAAMDLAESDRNVVLVDKAVSIGGLMTQLDRTFPTNNCDLCTISPRLSEGGRQDRIELMTMTEVKGISGEKGDFTVHLNQSPRYIDLDKCTACGDCHTAFPECVKFHPGLDHRAPTCMRYPQATPQAYAIDMEKCQDVKALENVCKAGAIVPDDSQKELELNVGAVILCPGAAVFDPSGLDNFGYSKNPDVVTSLEYERILSASGPTQGELVRPSDGKKPEKIAWIQCVGSRGIQKGAASYCSSACCMFALKEAIVTKERFQDTIETTIFYMDIRTFGKEYEQYRNRAEDEFHVNLVRSRPHSILRNAEGGLDITYLVEDGTPSKTETFDMAVLSTGFRVADDVREMALALGIELNEHNFAKTGAFSPVSTSVPGIYACGLFESPKDIPETMIQASAAACLAAEESSPVEAAVKDGDEYGEEDGDEPVRERDVSDEDPKVGIFICDCGLNIGSVVDTQALADFGLSLPQVAVSVVAGHGCSKAAMDKIQKTIVEEKLNRVVIGGCSPRTHETKFQDLLQRAGINKYLVEIANIRDQNTWVHANDPQGAFKKAQHLIRMAVTSVVKAHPLMEHSLPMNKDILVVGGGVTGMNSALTLADQGFKVFLVEKSAQLGGIAINIQKTIDGERVAPFIQALADKVKAHPSIEVVFNAIIVDHTGMPGMFKTGLQIAPQMYYRQIEHGVTILATGAKQNRPDEYLLGQHPDVMTQLDMDGMLEKDPDRVKAMDTVAMIQCVGSRCPDNPDCSRICCQAAVKNALAMLDLNPDMRIFVLYRDMRTYGFLEDYYLEARKRGVIFVRYEKDAPPVVEAAEKGVTLAFVDPILGREISLAADCLCLSTGLIADDEATEDLAMIFRLQRTQQGFFLEDHVKLRPLDLSIPGFFVAGTAHAPKNIKESIADAQAAAGRAQALLAKNTIELGAAVARVDGTKCAACLVCVRACPFDVPFINADGYSEIDPAKCHGCGVCAAECPAKAIQLMQFEDDQILAKLDGLLERMVA; encoded by the coding sequence ATGCTGAACAATAAAGAACCAATGCCATCCCATAAGAAAATACTCGTGGTTGGCGGGGGTATCGGCGGCATCCGCGCCGCCATGGACCTGGCAGAATCCGACCGGAATGTCGTTCTGGTCGACAAGGCCGTATCCATCGGTGGTCTGATGACCCAGCTGGACCGCACCTTTCCCACCAACAACTGCGACCTGTGCACCATATCTCCGCGCCTCTCCGAGGGCGGCCGCCAGGATCGCATCGAACTGATGACCATGACGGAAGTCAAAGGCATCAGCGGCGAGAAGGGTGATTTCACCGTCCATCTGAACCAGTCCCCCCGCTACATAGACCTTGATAAATGCACGGCCTGCGGCGACTGCCACACCGCTTTTCCGGAATGTGTGAAGTTCCATCCAGGACTGGATCACCGGGCACCAACCTGCATGCGGTATCCACAGGCCACCCCGCAGGCCTATGCCATCGATATGGAAAAGTGCCAGGATGTCAAGGCCCTGGAAAATGTGTGCAAAGCCGGCGCCATTGTGCCGGACGATTCGCAAAAAGAGCTGGAGCTCAACGTGGGGGCCGTCATTCTCTGCCCCGGGGCCGCGGTGTTCGATCCCTCGGGCCTGGACAATTTTGGATACAGCAAAAACCCGGACGTGGTCACCAGCCTGGAATACGAACGCATCCTTTCCGCCTCCGGCCCGACCCAGGGGGAGCTGGTGAGGCCGTCGGACGGCAAAAAGCCCGAGAAGATCGCCTGGATCCAGTGCGTTGGTTCACGCGGCATTCAGAAGGGTGCGGCTTCCTACTGCTCCAGCGCCTGCTGTATGTTTGCCCTGAAGGAAGCCATCGTTACCAAAGAACGCTTCCAGGATACCATCGAAACCACCATCTTTTACATGGACATACGGACCTTCGGCAAGGAATACGAACAGTACCGCAACCGGGCTGAAGATGAATTCCATGTCAACCTGGTTCGCAGCCGCCCCCACAGCATCTTACGCAACGCCGAGGGCGGGCTGGACATTACCTACCTGGTGGAAGACGGCACGCCGTCCAAAACGGAAACGTTCGACATGGCCGTTCTATCGACCGGCTTCCGCGTTGCGGACGATGTTAGAGAAATGGCTCTGGCCCTGGGCATCGAGTTGAACGAGCACAATTTTGCCAAAACCGGCGCTTTCAGCCCGGTGTCCACCTCCGTACCCGGCATCTACGCCTGCGGTCTTTTCGAAAGCCCCAAGGACATCCCTGAAACCATGATCCAGGCCAGTGCCGCTGCCTGCCTGGCCGCCGAGGAAAGCAGTCCCGTCGAAGCCGCCGTGAAAGACGGCGACGAATACGGCGAGGAAGACGGCGACGAACCCGTCCGCGAACGGGACGTCAGCGACGAGGATCCTAAGGTCGGCATCTTCATCTGCGACTGCGGCCTGAACATCGGCAGCGTCGTGGACACCCAGGCCCTGGCGGATTTCGGACTCAGCCTGCCTCAGGTTGCCGTGTCGGTGGTAGCCGGCCACGGGTGCAGCAAAGCCGCCATGGACAAGATTCAGAAAACCATCGTCGAAGAAAAGCTCAACCGTGTGGTCATCGGCGGTTGTTCGCCCCGGACCCATGAGACCAAGTTTCAGGACCTCTTGCAGCGCGCCGGCATCAACAAATACCTGGTCGAAATCGCCAACATCAGGGACCAAAACACCTGGGTCCACGCCAACGACCCACAAGGGGCGTTCAAAAAGGCCCAGCATCTCATCCGCATGGCCGTTACCAGCGTTGTGAAGGCCCACCCCTTGATGGAGCACTCCCTGCCCATGAACAAGGACATCCTGGTGGTCGGCGGCGGTGTCACCGGCATGAACTCGGCCCTGACGCTGGCCGATCAGGGCTTTAAGGTGTTCCTGGTGGAGAAAAGCGCCCAGCTCGGCGGCATCGCCATCAACATCCAGAAAACCATCGACGGCGAGCGGGTGGCGCCCTTCATACAGGCCCTGGCCGACAAGGTCAAGGCCCACCCTTCCATCGAGGTGGTGTTCAATGCCATCATCGTCGACCACACCGGCATGCCGGGCATGTTCAAAACCGGCCTGCAGATCGCCCCGCAGATGTACTACCGGCAGATCGAACACGGTGTCACGATTCTGGCCACCGGTGCCAAGCAGAACCGGCCCGACGAATATTTGCTGGGGCAGCATCCCGACGTGATGACACAGCTGGACATGGACGGTATGCTGGAAAAAGATCCTGACCGTGTAAAAGCCATGGACACGGTGGCCATGATTCAGTGCGTGGGTTCGCGCTGTCCCGACAACCCCGACTGCTCGCGCATCTGCTGCCAGGCAGCCGTCAAGAACGCCCTGGCCATGCTCGACCTCAATCCGGATATGCGCATTTTCGTCCTTTACAGGGATATGCGCACCTACGGCTTCCTGGAAGATTACTATCTGGAAGCCCGCAAGCGGGGAGTCATCTTCGTGCGCTACGAAAAGGATGCCCCCCCCGTGGTGGAAGCGGCCGAAAAAGGCGTCACGCTGGCCTTCGTCGATCCGATCCTGGGACGCGAGATATCGCTTGCGGCAGACTGTCTCTGCCTGAGCACCGGCCTCATAGCCGATGACGAAGCCACCGAAGACCTGGCCATGATTTTCAGGCTGCAGAGAACCCAGCAGGGGTTCTTCCTGGAAGACCACGTCAAGCTGCGGCCGCTGGATCTTTCCATACCGGGCTTCTTCGTCGCCGGAACGGCCCACGCGCCGAAAAATATCAAGGAAAGCATTGCCGACGCCCAGGCCGCGGCCGGGCGGGCCCAGGCCCTCTTGGCCAAAAACACCATCGAACTGGGGGCCGCCGTCGCCCGCGTGGATGGGACCAAATGTGCCGCCTGCCTGGTGTGCGTGCGGGCCTGTCCTTTCGACGTACCGTTCATCAACGCCGACGGATATTCAGAAATCGACCCGGCCAAATGCCATGGCTGCGGCGTCTGTGCTGCCGAATGCCCGGCCAAGGCCATTCAACTGATGCAGTTCGAAGACGACCAGATCCTGGCTAAACTGGACGGGCTCCTGGAAAGGATGGTTGCATAA
- a CDS encoding methylenetetrahydrofolate reductase, with the protein MSLRKRLSAGEFVVLAEMHTPKGVNISKMVMDSRRIKGRVDAVIIPDMDNGVMKMSALAGGVLMHQQGIESLIHVYGRDRNMLALQGDLLAAHVMGIQNLIVVQGEEMAVGDHRDAQPVDELDEEGLLKAIRTLQEGKDLAGFELDGRPDFTTGCTIASFTDDELALAGKKIAAGAQFIVTPPVFDLDLFRTFMEKAKNLGVPVIPTVFLIKSVAIARYIATSEPDANLSEDLIKRIRKAPDREMEGIKIAGETVAALRGVAQGVRIQTLGWEHRLASILDVAGL; encoded by the coding sequence ATGAGTCTTCGCAAACGTTTGTCGGCAGGTGAATTTGTTGTTCTGGCCGAGATGCACACCCCCAAGGGGGTCAATATATCCAAAATGGTAATGGATTCCCGCCGCATCAAGGGTCGTGTGGATGCCGTCATCATCCCCGATATGGACAACGGGGTGATGAAGATGAGCGCCCTGGCCGGAGGCGTTCTGATGCACCAGCAGGGCATCGAATCCCTCATTCACGTCTACGGCAGGGACCGCAACATGCTGGCCCTGCAGGGCGACCTTCTGGCCGCCCACGTAATGGGTATCCAGAACCTGATCGTCGTACAGGGCGAAGAGATGGCGGTGGGCGACCACCGCGACGCCCAGCCGGTCGACGAATTGGATGAAGAAGGATTGCTCAAGGCGATCCGTACCCTGCAGGAAGGCAAAGATCTGGCAGGCTTCGAACTGGATGGGAGGCCCGACTTCACCACCGGGTGCACCATCGCCTCCTTCACGGATGACGAACTGGCACTGGCCGGGAAAAAAATTGCCGCCGGGGCCCAGTTTATCGTCACACCGCCGGTTTTCGACCTGGATCTTTTCAGGACCTTCATGGAAAAGGCTAAAAATCTGGGCGTCCCCGTCATCCCGACGGTGTTTCTGATCAAATCCGTGGCCATCGCACGCTACATCGCCACCAGCGAACCGGACGCCAACCTGTCGGAAGATCTGATCAAGCGTATTCGTAAAGCCCCTGATCGGGAAATGGAAGGTATTAAAATCGCCGGTGAAACCGTCGCCGCCCTGCGCGGCGTGGCCCAGGGGGTCAGAATCCAGACCCTGGGGTGGGAACATCGCCTCGCTTCGATCCTGGATGTGGCCGGGCTGTAA
- a CDS encoding (Fe-S)-binding protein: MEEKPIRLEGKQKSIFMDKVKELLPEGGNLNLCLTCGACSSGCPATGLEGMDPRKFLRMAALGMDEEILSTNWVWMCSMCQRCIYVCPMKIDIPQLVYNARAAWPREERPKGILGSCDMALRNDSTSAMGATPEDFQFVVEDVLEEYQEAQPEFAEMQAPIDKEGAEFFLNQNSREPVTEPDELLPLWKILHLVGADWTYGSKGWAGENYCMFLADNDSWEHITRTSAKKADDLGCKVFLNTEUGHVTFSVLAGLKKFNIEHNFVVKNIYEYYAKWIREGKLKVNSDWNKDLKIKFTVQDPCQIVRKSYGDPIAEDLRFVVKSVVGEENFVDMTPNRSNNYCCGGGGGFLQSGFKEERLAYGKLKDEQIKATGADYCIAGCHNCHAQIHELSEHYGGNYPVVHLWTLICLSLGILGPNEREYLGDDLKEVNVFHPETAM, encoded by the coding sequence ATGGAAGAGAAACCAATCAGACTGGAAGGCAAGCAAAAGAGCATTTTCATGGACAAGGTCAAAGAGCTCCTGCCGGAAGGCGGCAACCTTAACCTGTGCCTGACCTGCGGCGCCTGCTCATCGGGCTGTCCGGCCACCGGGTTGGAAGGTATGGACCCCCGCAAGTTTCTACGCATGGCCGCCCTCGGCATGGACGAGGAAATCCTGAGCACCAACTGGGTGTGGATGTGCAGCATGTGCCAGCGGTGCATCTATGTCTGCCCCATGAAAATCGACATCCCCCAGCTGGTGTACAACGCCCGCGCCGCCTGGCCCAGGGAGGAACGTCCCAAGGGTATCCTGGGATCCTGCGACATGGCCCTGCGCAACGACAGCACCAGCGCCATGGGCGCCACGCCCGAGGATTTTCAGTTCGTGGTGGAAGACGTGCTGGAAGAGTACCAGGAAGCCCAGCCGGAATTCGCCGAGATGCAGGCGCCCATCGACAAGGAGGGTGCCGAATTTTTCCTCAACCAGAACTCGAGGGAGCCGGTGACCGAGCCCGACGAGCTGCTGCCCCTCTGGAAAATCCTGCACCTGGTCGGTGCGGACTGGACCTACGGCAGCAAGGGGTGGGCCGGGGAAAACTACTGCATGTTCCTGGCCGACAACGACAGCTGGGAGCACATTACGCGCACCAGCGCCAAGAAGGCCGACGACCTGGGGTGCAAGGTCTTTCTCAACACGGAGTGAGGGCACGTAACCTTCTCAGTCCTGGCAGGACTGAAAAAATTCAACATCGAGCACAACTTCGTCGTCAAAAACATCTATGAATACTACGCCAAGTGGATCCGCGAGGGAAAACTCAAGGTCAACTCCGACTGGAACAAGGACTTAAAGATCAAGTTCACCGTGCAGGATCCTTGTCAGATCGTGCGCAAATCCTACGGCGACCCCATCGCCGAGGACCTCAGGTTCGTGGTCAAATCGGTGGTCGGCGAAGAGAATTTCGTCGACATGACCCCCAACCGGTCCAACAACTACTGCTGCGGCGGCGGCGGCGGCTTTCTCCAGTCCGGATTCAAGGAAGAGCGCCTTGCCTACGGCAAATTGAAAGACGAACAGATCAAGGCCACCGGCGCCGACTACTGCATCGCCGGCTGTCACAACTGCCATGCCCAGATCCACGAACTGAGCGAACACTACGGCGGGAATTACCCGGTGGTTCACCTCTGGACCCTGATCTGTCTCTCCCTCGGCATCCTCGGACCCAACGAGCGTGAGTATCTGGGGGACGATCTGAAAGAGGTAAACGTCTTTCATCCGGAAACGGCCATGTAA
- a CDS encoding sulfurtransferase TusA family protein — MKANYTLDFRGSITPIMLLKMTQMFSKMNAEDILEIQGSDPDTQKDLFRVLPHASYELISVDTSSDMGMEYFYRIRLKKRAKE, encoded by the coding sequence ATGAAAGCAAATTACACCCTAGATTTCAGGGGTTCGATAACCCCGATCATGCTTCTAAAAATGACACAGATGTTTTCCAAAATGAACGCGGAAGATATTCTGGAAATCCAGGGGAGCGACCCGGACACCCAGAAGGACCTTTTCAGGGTGCTGCCGCACGCTTCCTACGAGCTTATTTCCGTGGACACCTCCAGCGACATGGGGATGGAATATTTTTACCGTATTCGGTTGAAAAAACGTGCAAAGGAGTAG